The genomic interval GATCGCGTTGTTCGGCTGTCTCATCGCTGTTTGGATTCGCATTTGCACTTGCGCCACCTGATTCGACCAGTTCGATTTCAAACCCTGTCAGCATAGACGTGAGGCGAATGTTGATGCCGTTTTTGCCAATCGCTTTTGATTTTTGATCGCTTGGAAGTGTGACGATGGCTTTGCCATTTTGAATTTTGACATTGGAGATAATGGCAGGACTGAGAGCACGCGCGATGAAAATTTCAGGAACGTTTGAAAACTCAATACAGTCGATATTTTCATTGTGAAGCTCTCTACTGACCGCATTAATTCTCACACCTTTGGTTCCAACCGTTGCACCCACGGCGTCAATATTAGGGTGAAGTGAGGTTAATGCAATTTTTGCTCGCTCCCCTGGGATTCTGGCACTGCCGATGATTTTGATCAGTTCATCTTTGATTTCAGGAACTTCGAGTTCTAATAAAGACTCTAAGAATTTAGGACTGGTACGAGAAAGCTCTACATACATGCCTTGAGATTTATCGATAAGTACTTTACGAATCACGCTTTTAACGACGTTTCCGACTTTAAACTTTTCACCTTTAATACGGTTTTTACGTGGCAATACCGCTCTAATTTCTTCAATTTCAATGTAGGTATTTTCATCATTATCCACGCGTACCACGGTTCCAAAAACGGTTTTGCCCACAAGTTTTTGGTATTTTTCAAAAATATTATTTTCTAAAAGGCGTTGAATGTGATACTCTAGCTC from Sulfurospirillum multivorans DSM 12446 carries:
- the nusA gene encoding transcription termination factor NusA; the encoded protein is MEKIVDIIESIAHEKGLDIKEVKNTVTLALIKTAKRIYGAEYEYGAEIDPATKTLKLYQKVIVVEPDDARLLEGNENFIAIKDAKEVDPDIEIGDELTYELPLDNLGRTAAATLQKELEYHIQRLLENNIFEKYQKLVGKTVFGTVVRVDNDENTYIEIEEIRAVLPRKNRIKGEKFKVGNVVKSVIRKVLIDKSQGMYVELSRTSPKFLESLLELEVPEIKDELIKIIGSARIPGERAKIALTSLHPNIDAVGATVGTKGVRINAVSRELHNENIDCIEFSNVPEIFIARALSPAIISNVKIQNGKAIVTLPSDQKSKAIGKNGINIRLTSMLTGFEIELVESGGASANANPNSDETAEQRDPNALKNLFGGL